A portion of the Tamandua tetradactyla isolate mTamTet1 chromosome 16, mTamTet1.pri, whole genome shotgun sequence genome contains these proteins:
- the ZDHHC1 gene encoding palmitoyltransferase ZDHHC1 isoform X3 yields MNICNKPSNKTAPEKSGWTAPAQAGGPSPEPQGLRSRRNGWSWPPHPLQIVAWLLYLFFAVIGFGVLVPLLPHHWVPAGYACMGAIFASHLVVHLTAVSIDPADANVRDKSYTGPLPIFNRSQHAHVIEDLHCNLCDVDVSARSKHCSACNKCVCGFDHHCKWLNNCVGERNYRLFLHSVASALLGVLLLVLVATYVFIEFFVNPMRLRTNHHFEVLKNHTDVWFVFLPVAPVETQAPAILALAALLILLGLLSTALLGHLLCFHIYLMWHKLTTYEYIVQHRPPQEAKGAHGELKSCPPKMQPIQEMEFYVRTLSHVRPEPPGQGRPAAVNADPSRVFTTRGLAEPVPPSSPETVALPARIRPQAAQSPLSLQKKRKRRVYKVSTSGSLNRATPRPTLPGERPFLPRSCWESF; encoded by the exons ATGAACATCTGCAACAAGCCCTCCAACAAGACGGCCCCTGAGAAGAGCGGGTGGACGGCTCCCGCGCAGGCCGGCGGCCCCTCCCCAGAGCCTCAGGGCCTGCGGTCCCGGCGGAATGGGTGGAGCTGGCCCCCTCACCCGCTCCAGATCGTGGCCTGGCTGCTGTACCTCTTCTTCGCGGTGATCGGCTTTGGGGTCCTGGTTCCCCTTCTGCCGCACCACTGGGTGCCCGCTGGCTATGCT TGCATGGGCGCCATCTTTGCCAGCCACCTCGTGGTACACCTGACTGCTGTCTCCATCGATCCAGCAGATGCCAACGTGCGGGACAAGAGTTACACGGGGCCTTTGCCCATCTTTAACCGCAGCCAGCATGCGCATGTCATTGAAGACCTGCACTGCAACCTGTGTGACGTGGATGT GAGTGCTCGCTCCAAGCATTGCAGCGCCTGCAACAAGTGCGTGTGCGGCTTTGACCACCACTGCAAGTGGCTCAACAACTGCGTGGGCGAGAGGAATTACCG GCTCTTTCTGCATAGTGTGGCATCGGCCTTGCTGGGTGTCCTGCTCCTCGTGCTGGTGGCCACCTATGTCTTCATCGAGTTCTTTGTCAACCCCATGCGGCTGCGCACCAACCACCACTTTGAAG TCCTGAAGAACCATACAGATGTGTGGTTCGTGTTCCTGCCTGTGGCCCCTGTGGAGACCCAGGCTCCTGCCATCCTGGCTCTGGCTGCCCTCCTCATCCTTCTGGGCCTGCTCTCCACAGCTCTGCTTGGCCACCTGCTTTGCTTCCACATTTATCTCA tgTGGCACAAGCTTACCACCTATGAGTACATCGTGCAGCATCGCCCACCACAGGAGGCAAAGGGGGCCCACGGGGAGCTCAAGTCATGTCCCCCCAAGATGCAGCCCATTCAG GAAATGGAGTTCTACGTTCGGACTTTAAGCCATGTGCGCCCGGAGCCCCCTGGCCAGGGTAGGCCAGCCGCGGTGAATGCAGA CCCTTCTCGAGTCTTTACCACCCGCGGCCTGGCGGAGCCTGTACCACCCTCCTCCCCAGAGACTGTCGCGCTGCCCGCACGGATCCGGCCCCAG GCCGCCCAGTCTCCCCTGTCTCTGCAGAAAAAGAGGAAGCGGCGTGTGTATAAGGTGTCGACCTCTGGGTCTTTGAACCGGGCGACTCCACGGCCCACGTTGCCGGGTGAGCGTCCCTTCTTGCCCAGGTCCTGCTGGGAGAGCTTctag
- the ZDHHC1 gene encoding palmitoyltransferase ZDHHC1 isoform X1, with the protein MNICNKPSNKTAPEKSGWTAPAQAGGPSPEPQGLRSRRNGWSWPPHPLQIVAWLLYLFFAVIGFGVLVPLLPHHWVPAGYACMGAIFASHLVVHLTAVSIDPADANVRDKSYTGPLPIFNRSQHAHVIEDLHCNLCDVDVSARSKHCSACNKCVCGFDHHCKWLNNCVGERNYRLFLHSVASALLGVLLLVLVATYVFIEFFVNPMRLRTNHHFEVLKNHTDVWFVFLPVAPVETQAPAILALAALLILLGLLSTALLGHLLCFHIYLMWHKLTTYEYIVQHRPPQEAKGAHGELKSCPPKMQPIQEMEFYVRTLSHVRPEPPGQGRPAAVNADPSRVFTTRGLAEPVPPSSPETVALPARIRPQAAQSPLSLQKKRKRRVYKVSTSGSLNRATPRPTLPETRLQDRRSRSSSSDSAGASPVQAAGPAGAYHSASAESSDEIPVAQTRLGSAAPAAPDSRGREPGLAQQAQTPAVFVSPSSGDPRAQGGPEASLT; encoded by the exons ATGAACATCTGCAACAAGCCCTCCAACAAGACGGCCCCTGAGAAGAGCGGGTGGACGGCTCCCGCGCAGGCCGGCGGCCCCTCCCCAGAGCCTCAGGGCCTGCGGTCCCGGCGGAATGGGTGGAGCTGGCCCCCTCACCCGCTCCAGATCGTGGCCTGGCTGCTGTACCTCTTCTTCGCGGTGATCGGCTTTGGGGTCCTGGTTCCCCTTCTGCCGCACCACTGGGTGCCCGCTGGCTATGCT TGCATGGGCGCCATCTTTGCCAGCCACCTCGTGGTACACCTGACTGCTGTCTCCATCGATCCAGCAGATGCCAACGTGCGGGACAAGAGTTACACGGGGCCTTTGCCCATCTTTAACCGCAGCCAGCATGCGCATGTCATTGAAGACCTGCACTGCAACCTGTGTGACGTGGATGT GAGTGCTCGCTCCAAGCATTGCAGCGCCTGCAACAAGTGCGTGTGCGGCTTTGACCACCACTGCAAGTGGCTCAACAACTGCGTGGGCGAGAGGAATTACCG GCTCTTTCTGCATAGTGTGGCATCGGCCTTGCTGGGTGTCCTGCTCCTCGTGCTGGTGGCCACCTATGTCTTCATCGAGTTCTTTGTCAACCCCATGCGGCTGCGCACCAACCACCACTTTGAAG TCCTGAAGAACCATACAGATGTGTGGTTCGTGTTCCTGCCTGTGGCCCCTGTGGAGACCCAGGCTCCTGCCATCCTGGCTCTGGCTGCCCTCCTCATCCTTCTGGGCCTGCTCTCCACAGCTCTGCTTGGCCACCTGCTTTGCTTCCACATTTATCTCA tgTGGCACAAGCTTACCACCTATGAGTACATCGTGCAGCATCGCCCACCACAGGAGGCAAAGGGGGCCCACGGGGAGCTCAAGTCATGTCCCCCCAAGATGCAGCCCATTCAG GAAATGGAGTTCTACGTTCGGACTTTAAGCCATGTGCGCCCGGAGCCCCCTGGCCAGGGTAGGCCAGCCGCGGTGAATGCAGA CCCTTCTCGAGTCTTTACCACCCGCGGCCTGGCGGAGCCTGTACCACCCTCCTCCCCAGAGACTGTCGCGCTGCCCGCACGGATCCGGCCCCAG GCCGCCCAGTCTCCCCTGTCTCTGCAGAAAAAGAGGAAGCGGCGTGTGTATAAGGTGTCGACCTCTGGGTCTTTGAACCGGGCGACTCCACGGCCCACGTTGCCGG AGACCCGGCTCCAGGACCGCCGCTCCAGGAGCTCATCGTCGGATTCCGCGGGGGCCAGCCCCGTACAGGCTGCTGGCCCCGCGGGCGCCTACCACTCGGCGTCGGCCGAGTCCTCGGATGAGATCCCAGTGGCGCAGACGCGCCTGGGCAGCGCCGCCCCGGCCGCCCCCGACAGCAGGGGCCGAGAGCCCGGGCTGGCGCAGCAGGCGCAGACGCCCGCCGTTTTCGTGAGTCCGAGCAGCGGCGATCCCCGGGCGCAGGGCGGCCCTGAGGCCAGCCTGACCTAG
- the ZDHHC1 gene encoding palmitoyltransferase ZDHHC1 isoform X2: protein MNICNKPSNKTAPEKSGWTAPAQAGGPSPEPQGLRSRRNGWSWPPHPLQIVAWLLYLFFAVIGFGVLVPLLPHHWVPAGYACMGAIFASHLVVHLTAVSIDPADANVRDKSYTGPLPIFNRSQHAHVIEDLHCNLCDVDVSARSKHCSACNKCVCGFDHHCKWLNNCVGERNYRLFLHSVASALLGVLLLVLVATYVFIEFFVNPMRLRTNHHFEVLKNHTDVWFVFLPVAPVETQAPAILALAALLILLGLLSTALLGHLLCFHIYLMWHKLTTYEYIVQHRPPQEAKGAHGELKSCPPKMQPIQEMEFYVRTLSHVRPEPPGQGRPAAVNADPSRVFTTRGLAEPVPPSSPETVALPARIRPQKKRKRRVYKVSTSGSLNRATPRPTLPETRLQDRRSRSSSSDSAGASPVQAAGPAGAYHSASAESSDEIPVAQTRLGSAAPAAPDSRGREPGLAQQAQTPAVFVSPSSGDPRAQGGPEASLT, encoded by the exons ATGAACATCTGCAACAAGCCCTCCAACAAGACGGCCCCTGAGAAGAGCGGGTGGACGGCTCCCGCGCAGGCCGGCGGCCCCTCCCCAGAGCCTCAGGGCCTGCGGTCCCGGCGGAATGGGTGGAGCTGGCCCCCTCACCCGCTCCAGATCGTGGCCTGGCTGCTGTACCTCTTCTTCGCGGTGATCGGCTTTGGGGTCCTGGTTCCCCTTCTGCCGCACCACTGGGTGCCCGCTGGCTATGCT TGCATGGGCGCCATCTTTGCCAGCCACCTCGTGGTACACCTGACTGCTGTCTCCATCGATCCAGCAGATGCCAACGTGCGGGACAAGAGTTACACGGGGCCTTTGCCCATCTTTAACCGCAGCCAGCATGCGCATGTCATTGAAGACCTGCACTGCAACCTGTGTGACGTGGATGT GAGTGCTCGCTCCAAGCATTGCAGCGCCTGCAACAAGTGCGTGTGCGGCTTTGACCACCACTGCAAGTGGCTCAACAACTGCGTGGGCGAGAGGAATTACCG GCTCTTTCTGCATAGTGTGGCATCGGCCTTGCTGGGTGTCCTGCTCCTCGTGCTGGTGGCCACCTATGTCTTCATCGAGTTCTTTGTCAACCCCATGCGGCTGCGCACCAACCACCACTTTGAAG TCCTGAAGAACCATACAGATGTGTGGTTCGTGTTCCTGCCTGTGGCCCCTGTGGAGACCCAGGCTCCTGCCATCCTGGCTCTGGCTGCCCTCCTCATCCTTCTGGGCCTGCTCTCCACAGCTCTGCTTGGCCACCTGCTTTGCTTCCACATTTATCTCA tgTGGCACAAGCTTACCACCTATGAGTACATCGTGCAGCATCGCCCACCACAGGAGGCAAAGGGGGCCCACGGGGAGCTCAAGTCATGTCCCCCCAAGATGCAGCCCATTCAG GAAATGGAGTTCTACGTTCGGACTTTAAGCCATGTGCGCCCGGAGCCCCCTGGCCAGGGTAGGCCAGCCGCGGTGAATGCAGA CCCTTCTCGAGTCTTTACCACCCGCGGCCTGGCGGAGCCTGTACCACCCTCCTCCCCAGAGACTGTCGCGCTGCCCGCACGGATCCGGCCCCAG AAAAAGAGGAAGCGGCGTGTGTATAAGGTGTCGACCTCTGGGTCTTTGAACCGGGCGACTCCACGGCCCACGTTGCCGG AGACCCGGCTCCAGGACCGCCGCTCCAGGAGCTCATCGTCGGATTCCGCGGGGGCCAGCCCCGTACAGGCTGCTGGCCCCGCGGGCGCCTACCACTCGGCGTCGGCCGAGTCCTCGGATGAGATCCCAGTGGCGCAGACGCGCCTGGGCAGCGCCGCCCCGGCCGCCCCCGACAGCAGGGGCCGAGAGCCCGGGCTGGCGCAGCAGGCGCAGACGCCCGCCGTTTTCGTGAGTCCGAGCAGCGGCGATCCCCGGGCGCAGGGCGGCCCTGAGGCCAGCCTGACCTAG